The following are encoded in a window of Deltaproteobacteria bacterium genomic DNA:
- a CDS encoding DtxR family transcriptional regulator yields MIEYSVEEILELIWTLRESGEFTIDDILKASEEEDTPGILERMKQKGLITRDGTKISMTDQGLLRAQEIVRRHRLAECLLTQLFELEETHIESSACKFEHVLSDKVTESVCTFLGHPPFCPHNKPIPRGDCCKKFTKDVSPLVIRLSDASLGDPYRIVFIMPRQKKRLERLSSIGLLPGTSIKLLQKKPSFVIEIEETMIAVDQGIADEIYVKRV; encoded by the coding sequence ATGATTGAATACAGTGTAGAAGAAATACTCGAGCTCATATGGACACTTCGAGAATCGGGAGAGTTTACGATCGATGATATCCTCAAGGCATCCGAGGAGGAGGATACGCCAGGAATTCTCGAGAGGATGAAGCAAAAGGGTCTCATTACCAGGGATGGCACGAAGATATCGATGACAGATCAGGGTCTTTTGAGGGCGCAAGAAATCGTCAGGCGCCACCGTCTTGCCGAATGTCTGCTCACGCAGCTGTTTGAACTCGAGGAGACTCACATCGAAAGCAGCGCGTGTAAATTCGAACATGTTTTGAGCGACAAGGTGACAGAATCTGTATGTACTTTTCTCGGTCATCCACCCTTCTGCCCCCATAACAAGCCGATCCCGCGGGGAGATTGCTGCAAAAAATTTACAAAAGACGTTTCTCCACTCGTCATCAGACTCTCCGATGCCTCTCTGGGAGATCCGTACAGGATCGTTTTCATCATGCCCCGGCAGAAGAAGAGGCTTGAGAGGTTGAGTTCGATCGGTCTTTTGCCGGGAACATCGATAAAGCTCTTACAGAAAAAGCCTTCCTTTGTCATAGAGATCGAGGAGACCATGATTGCCGTGGACCAGGGTATAGCCGATGAAATCTACGTCAAGAGGGTGTAG